In Nitrospira sp., one genomic interval encodes:
- the ttcA gene encoding tRNA 2-thiocytidine(32) synthetase TtcA yields MPTMSQHTLGPITTDRTSPDSAAEREKLETRLCRLVGQAIADYRMIEEGDKIMVCLSGGKDSYGLLEILLSLRSRAPIHFDLIAVNLDQKQPGFPAHVLPEYLARRSVPFHIEERDTYSVVKRLIPEGQTTCSLCSRLRRGHLYRLAAELGATKLALGHHRDDILETLLLNLLFTGKMKAMPPKLRSKDGRHLVIRPLAYVKEVDLARYAALMEFPIIPCDLCGSQEDLKRKQVKALLQDWNERYPGSNDSMFAALSNIAPSLLLDRRLFDFAGLRSERDQTMVEESESDDDLS; encoded by the coding sequence ATGCCGACCATGTCGCAACACACCCTTGGTCCCATCACCACCGATCGAACATCCCCCGACTCCGCCGCCGAGCGCGAAAAACTCGAAACGCGCCTCTGCCGATTGGTCGGACAGGCCATCGCCGATTACCGCATGATTGAAGAGGGCGACAAGATCATGGTGTGTCTTTCTGGGGGCAAGGACAGTTATGGCCTCCTGGAGATCCTGCTGTCGTTGCGCAGTCGAGCGCCGATCCATTTCGACCTCATCGCAGTGAACCTCGATCAGAAACAACCGGGCTTCCCCGCCCATGTGCTCCCGGAATACCTGGCGCGTCGCAGCGTCCCCTTTCACATCGAAGAGCGCGACACCTACTCCGTCGTCAAACGTCTCATCCCCGAAGGGCAAACGACCTGTTCGCTCTGCTCACGCCTGCGTCGAGGACATTTGTATCGGCTGGCCGCCGAGTTGGGGGCTACCAAACTCGCGCTGGGACACCATCGCGACGACATCCTCGAAACATTGCTGCTCAATCTCTTGTTTACGGGGAAGATGAAGGCCATGCCGCCCAAGTTGCGATCCAAAGACGGACGCCACTTGGTGATCCGGCCCTTAGCCTATGTGAAGGAAGTCGACTTGGCCCGCTATGCTGCGCTCATGGAGTTTCCCATCATTCCCTGCGACCTCTGCGGCTCGCAGGAAGATCTGAAGCGCAAGCAGGTCAAGGCGCTGCTCCAAGACTGGAACGAACGGTATCCTGGCTCAAACGACAGTATGTTCGCCGCCCTATCCAATATAGCCCCTTCATTGTTGTTGGATCGACGGCTGTTCGATTTCGCCGGCCTTCGGAGCGAGAGAGACCAAACCATGGTCGAGGAGTCCGAATCGGACGACGACTTGTCATAA
- the msrA gene encoding peptide-methionine (S)-S-oxide reductase MsrA: MEQATTEVATLAGGCFWCLEAVFDQVKGVQSVESGYIGGQVEMPTYEQVCSGRTGHAEAVRITFDPQVVGFGDLLKIFFAIHDPTTLNRQGNDIGTQYRSGIFYHSPEQQRIAKEVIAAVTDEGLYPNPIVTEVVPATQWYEAEPYHQEYFVRNPLQGYCAYVVGPKVAKFRQHCASFLKG, translated from the coding sequence ATGGAGCAGGCAACAACTGAGGTCGCGACGCTGGCGGGTGGATGTTTCTGGTGTCTTGAGGCGGTCTTCGACCAGGTCAAGGGTGTGCAATCCGTCGAGTCGGGATACATCGGCGGGCAGGTGGAGATGCCGACCTATGAGCAGGTCTGTAGCGGGCGAACGGGGCATGCGGAGGCGGTTCGCATTACGTTCGATCCGCAGGTCGTCGGTTTTGGCGACCTCTTGAAGATCTTCTTCGCGATCCACGATCCCACCACGCTGAATCGGCAGGGAAACGACATCGGGACGCAATACCGATCAGGGATTTTTTACCATTCGCCCGAGCAACAGCGGATCGCCAAGGAAGTGATCGCCGCCGTCACTGACGAGGGGCTGTATCCGAATCCGATCGTCACCGAAGTGGTGCCGGCCACGCAGTGGTATGAGGCGGAGCCCTATCACCAGGAATACTTCGTGCGGAATCCCCTCCAAGGCTACTGCGCTTATGTCGTGGGCCCCAAGGTCGCCAAGTTTCGCCAGCACTGTGCGTCCTTCCTCAAGGGGTGA
- a CDS encoding glucose-6-phosphate dehydrogenase, with amino-acid sequence MAAQTTADQPPAPTPCVMVIFGIDGDLAKRKLIPALYNLMAGQFLPEGFAVVGLDRPEMTADELRDKLDRVIDDYMPHPVDRTVWRALLKRLHYVAGDFQEGAVYRRLNERLQEVDTAHDTRGNYVFYLATIPALFCRIVTHLGEYGLTVERNGTWRRVVIEKPFGHDLQSARELNHDLQRVLQERQIYRIDHYLGKETVQNILVFRFANGIFEPVWNRRYIDHVQITVAESLGIEHRGRYYEQAGALRDMVSNHLLQLLCFLAMEPPNSFAADAVRDEKAKVLRGVMPMSSLDVLRFVVFGQYGPGTVGERSVVGYREEPHVSPTSMTETFVAMKLFIDNWRWAGVPFYLRTGKRMTRRLTEIVVQFKCAPFMLFRKTKVDRLAPNVLVIRIQPDEGISLRFDAKVPGPAVQIGTVDMDFQYADYFGNAPQTGYETLLHDVMAGDATLFQRADNIELGWAVVQMILDVWKSLPEEAAFPNYDSGTWGPSEADALLTREGREWWNGGLSESAGVGGSRRGER; translated from the coding sequence ATGGCAGCTCAAACGACTGCAGACCAGCCCCCTGCACCCACGCCCTGCGTCATGGTCATCTTCGGGATCGACGGGGACCTCGCGAAGCGCAAGTTGATCCCGGCCCTTTATAACCTCATGGCCGGTCAGTTTCTCCCTGAAGGGTTTGCCGTGGTGGGTCTGGATCGTCCGGAAATGACGGCGGACGAATTGCGAGACAAGCTCGACCGGGTTATCGATGACTACATGCCCCACCCCGTTGACCGCACGGTGTGGCGTGCCCTGCTGAAGCGACTCCATTACGTGGCGGGCGATTTTCAGGAGGGGGCCGTGTACCGTCGACTGAACGAGCGGTTGCAGGAAGTCGATACCGCGCACGACACCCGCGGCAACTACGTGTTCTATTTGGCGACCATTCCTGCCTTGTTCTGTCGAATCGTCACGCACCTGGGAGAATACGGCCTCACGGTCGAACGCAACGGAACTTGGCGCCGTGTGGTGATCGAGAAACCCTTCGGCCATGATCTGCAGTCGGCCCGTGAGTTGAATCACGACCTGCAACGGGTGTTGCAGGAACGCCAGATCTATCGCATCGACCACTATCTCGGCAAAGAGACCGTCCAGAACATTCTGGTCTTCCGTTTTGCCAACGGGATTTTCGAGCCGGTGTGGAATCGACGGTATATCGACCATGTCCAAATTACGGTGGCCGAAAGTTTGGGGATTGAACATCGAGGGCGTTACTACGAACAGGCCGGGGCGTTGCGGGACATGGTGTCGAATCATCTGCTCCAGCTCCTGTGTTTTCTGGCGATGGAGCCGCCGAACTCTTTCGCAGCCGATGCCGTGCGGGACGAGAAGGCCAAGGTGCTGCGCGGCGTGATGCCCATGAGTTCACTCGATGTATTGCGGTTTGTCGTGTTCGGCCAATACGGACCCGGTACCGTGGGCGAGAGGTCGGTGGTGGGCTATCGGGAGGAGCCGCACGTGTCGCCGACCTCGATGACCGAAACCTTCGTGGCGATGAAACTATTCATCGACAATTGGCGCTGGGCCGGCGTGCCGTTTTATCTGCGGACGGGCAAGCGGATGACGCGTCGTCTGACGGAGATCGTCGTGCAGTTCAAGTGCGCGCCGTTCATGTTGTTTCGTAAGACCAAGGTCGACCGGCTGGCGCCCAACGTCCTGGTGATCCGCATTCAGCCGGATGAGGGGATTTCCTTGCGCTTCGACGCCAAGGTCCCGGGTCCCGCCGTTCAAATCGGGACCGTCGACATGGATTTCCAGTATGCCGACTATTTCGGGAACGCTCCCCAGACCGGCTATGAGACGCTGCTCCACGATGTCATGGCCGGCGATGCCACGTTGTTCCAGCGCGCCGACAATATCGAGTTGGGCTGGGCGGTCGTGCAGATGATTCTAGATGTCTGGAAATCGCTTCCCGAAGAGGCGGCTTTTCCCAATTACGACAGCGGAACCTGGGGACCATCCGAGGCGGATGCCTTGCTCACACGCGAGGGGCGGGAATGGTGGAACGGTGGACTGAGTGAGTCGGCGGGGGTGGGGGGTAGCCGGAGGGGAGAGAGGTGA
- a CDS encoding cell envelope integrity protein TolA: MPARFRAAAIGWWMGVIACVLLATVPGQIEWVEGAAPRLAPRDIHIEMPSDSLFGSLPSNRRLTLSVSVPQQPSPHGEPDVAIFQSPAAAPFIAPLEIDPDRHRQVATVDLGHLSSTLGDPPKATPLEIVIARRQGLHWEELVRRRVVVTIAIPGYTDRSTAAAVRNLSAHLSDASRQASDHHEVALLDGPLEEQDLLGSRRPFSEDGYWKMLQGLIRQRVQRDTPVRSGNVPGKMPSIGFRLYANGEAQLIEVERSSGDHNLDQATLLAVVNAHPFPPFPPGSRTSHVDVHVDLASSFP, from the coding sequence ATGCCTGCACGATTCCGGGCCGCTGCAATCGGATGGTGGATGGGGGTCATCGCTTGCGTCTTGTTGGCAACCGTTCCGGGGCAGATCGAATGGGTCGAGGGTGCTGCGCCGCGCCTGGCGCCACGCGACATCCACATCGAGATGCCGTCCGATAGTCTGTTCGGCTCACTTCCGAGCAACCGACGGCTCACCCTGTCCGTCTCCGTTCCGCAACAGCCCTCGCCCCACGGAGAACCCGACGTGGCCATTTTTCAAAGTCCCGCCGCGGCTCCGTTTATCGCACCCCTAGAGATCGACCCAGATCGGCATCGTCAGGTAGCCACCGTAGATCTCGGTCATTTGTCCTCGACGCTTGGAGACCCACCCAAAGCGACGCCGCTAGAAATCGTGATCGCCCGCCGACAGGGGCTCCATTGGGAGGAACTCGTCCGCCGCCGAGTAGTCGTCACCATCGCCATCCCCGGTTACACCGATCGCAGTACGGCCGCTGCCGTGAGAAACCTCTCAGCGCACCTGTCCGACGCCTCCCGGCAAGCCTCCGACCACCACGAAGTGGCGCTGCTGGACGGCCCCCTGGAAGAACAGGATCTCCTGGGGTCGAGAAGACCCTTTTCGGAGGATGGTTATTGGAAAATGCTGCAAGGCTTGATTCGGCAACGGGTCCAGCGGGACACCCCTGTCCGGTCTGGGAATGTACCCGGCAAGATGCCGAGCATCGGGTTCCGCCTCTATGCGAACGGTGAAGCGCAGTTGATCGAAGTCGAGCGCAGCTCAGGAGACCACAACCTGGATCAAGCCACCCTCCTGGCCGTCGTGAACGCCCATCCGTTTCCCCCCTTCCCGCCCGGCAGTCGGACCTCGCACGTCGACGTCCATGTGGACCTTGCCTCGTCCTTTCCCTAG
- a CDS encoding PilZ domain-containing protein, translating to MERRDSPRYEINVPLTFSGQAIVGQGVVTSLSSEGCHVRSDDSVPVKACVALQVELPAPHEPCTVEVAEVRWKDSAGFGLAFVHVHAQEHARLQRFIDWLKRAQNN from the coding sequence ATGGAACGACGCGATAGTCCGCGGTATGAAATCAACGTGCCGCTCACCTTTTCAGGCCAGGCCATCGTCGGGCAAGGAGTTGTCACCAGCCTGTCCAGCGAGGGCTGCCACGTCCGCAGCGATGACTCGGTTCCCGTCAAGGCCTGTGTTGCTCTCCAGGTCGAGCTTCCGGCCCCCCATGAGCCCTGCACCGTCGAGGTGGCCGAAGTGCGTTGGAAGGACAGTGCCGGATTTGGTCTGGCTTTCGTCCATGTCCATGCCCAGGAGCATGCCCGGCTCCAGCGTTTCATCGACTGGCTCAAACGCGCTCAAAACAACTAG
- a CDS encoding PilZ domain-containing protein produces MEMDLRSSTRVAVTYPVRVSGDSTSGRGTLINLSVPGCAIETDLPVRAGDYLQLQVMMPDQATPLTVGLAKVRWATERKAGVEFIRVRRDDQSRIQRLIGQLSDTTDGVKHGSCDLAMV; encoded by the coding sequence ATGGAAATGGATCTTCGTTCCTCCACACGCGTGGCCGTGACCTATCCCGTGCGCGTCTCGGGCGATTCGACCAGCGGCCGCGGCACCCTCATTAACCTGTCCGTCCCCGGTTGCGCGATCGAAACCGACCTTCCCGTTCGAGCGGGCGACTACCTCCAATTGCAGGTGATGATGCCGGACCAGGCGACGCCCCTCACAGTCGGTCTGGCGAAGGTACGCTGGGCCACGGAACGGAAGGCGGGGGTTGAATTTATTCGCGTACGCCGAGACGATCAAAGCAGGATTCAACGGCTGATCGGACAACTATCGGACACCACCGATGGAGTCAAGCACGGCAGTTGCGACCTGGCCATGGTCTGA
- a CDS encoding DUF3422 family protein yields MTDSVSTAGKESRPPGFLNRIHQSNKQYLPQWLGVPAHIHHVAYRMANPPVERPNSRREFQHLLQALDISEGAIEEKFGYGFKTASNGDRLVVVWEAHTEYYSYQVWHVVQDTSTRLDFGPITFPDYAMPLSPLGLRINALDILCLPQEPPSVEDLPARLPGAMVYGSRILGDEIVAVTSFTPDEHDRERYLICAVSESALRQQVAKMVDTIVAIENYYHLVMLPMKAFSRAVDQIHDYEQRHLYQRAVLIEQLGGTTPQTMQKWLTVLTQDLLQVSRLAESMRYRLSASVPYDRIVHSNMASLKERPYASLRQLSEYVIWKITGVTEGYQQLLRRIDAMEKDFEATVAVLRTHIELRLQEQNIGLQDQNMKLLASVDSTTRAQAILQRTVESLSVIVITYYLTGLGSYVLKACYELGWVKNANVATAIFVPIAFATSFTLMTVGRKIIIKRMANPTHEGH; encoded by the coding sequence ATGACCGATTCTGTCAGCACAGCCGGGAAGGAGAGTCGTCCTCCAGGCTTTCTGAACCGGATTCATCAGTCCAATAAGCAGTACCTCCCGCAGTGGCTTGGGGTGCCGGCCCACATTCACCATGTTGCCTATCGCATGGCGAACCCGCCGGTTGAACGCCCCAATAGCCGCCGAGAATTTCAGCATTTGCTGCAGGCCCTCGACATTTCGGAAGGCGCCATCGAGGAAAAATTCGGGTATGGTTTCAAGACGGCCTCCAACGGTGACCGGCTGGTGGTCGTATGGGAAGCCCACACGGAGTACTACAGCTATCAGGTGTGGCATGTCGTGCAGGACACGTCGACCCGACTCGACTTCGGCCCGATCACCTTTCCCGATTACGCGATGCCCTTGTCGCCGCTGGGTCTCCGGATCAATGCGCTCGACATTCTGTGTCTGCCGCAGGAGCCGCCGAGCGTGGAGGACTTGCCCGCCCGTTTGCCCGGCGCCATGGTGTATGGCAGCCGCATCCTGGGGGACGAGATCGTGGCGGTCACCAGTTTTACGCCCGATGAGCATGATCGAGAGCGGTATTTGATCTGCGCCGTTTCTGAATCGGCGCTTCGGCAGCAGGTGGCCAAGATGGTGGACACGATCGTCGCGATCGAAAACTATTACCACTTGGTCATGCTGCCGATGAAGGCGTTTTCACGCGCGGTGGATCAAATCCACGACTATGAGCAGCGCCACCTCTACCAGCGAGCAGTGTTAATCGAACAGCTGGGGGGTACCACGCCCCAGACCATGCAAAAGTGGCTCACGGTGCTGACTCAGGATCTACTGCAGGTGAGTCGATTGGCGGAATCCATGCGCTACCGTCTCTCTGCGTCGGTGCCCTATGACCGGATCGTGCACAGCAACATGGCCTCTCTGAAGGAACGGCCCTATGCGTCGCTTCGGCAGCTCTCAGAATATGTGATTTGGAAAATCACGGGGGTGACGGAGGGCTATCAACAGCTCCTTCGGCGCATCGATGCGATGGAAAAAGACTTCGAGGCGACCGTGGCGGTTCTGCGCACCCATATCGAACTGCGGCTGCAGGAGCAGAATATCGGCCTGCAAGACCAGAATATGAAACTGCTCGCCAGCGTGGATTCCACCACCCGCGCGCAAGCCATTCTGCAACGCACGGTCGAAAGCCTGTCCGTGATCGTCATCACCTACTACCTGACGGGGCTGGGAAGTTATGTCCTGAAGGCCTGCTACGAATTGGGGTGGGTGAAGAATGCCAATGTTGCGACCGCTATCTTTGTGCCGATCGCCTTTGCCACGTCCTTCACGCTCATGACGGTGGGGCGGAAAATCATCATCAAGCGGATGGCGAATCCCACCCACGAAGGCCATTGA
- a CDS encoding OmpA family protein, protein MKYRGASQLMLGGMAVVLVAASGCSSMGGLQSGTEDRLASNRSSDSSPVGAAQDYQDYPGASAMGKEGRSGRQPFPGSQEEMAENEGGRLRGFFPLVNGQVAGEERLSRSPMGTMLMPVDRHEKWRAELLREEAAAMEAGMRDVFYGYDRYLVPEEGMSALTDNADWLKDNPKALLKISGHCDERGTHDYNLVLGEKRAKAAKNVLVDLGVNPQQVAIVSYGKDRPFCNEHDEACHQQNRRGHMLLRK, encoded by the coding sequence ATGAAGTACCGTGGTGCATCGCAACTCATGTTGGGCGGAATGGCGGTCGTGTTGGTTGCGGCGTCCGGCTGTAGCAGCATGGGTGGTCTGCAGTCGGGAACGGAAGATCGTCTGGCATCGAATCGTAGCTCCGACTCTTCGCCGGTCGGGGCGGCGCAGGATTATCAGGATTATCCGGGGGCGTCGGCTATGGGAAAAGAGGGGCGGAGCGGGCGGCAGCCGTTCCCGGGTTCCCAGGAGGAGATGGCAGAGAACGAAGGGGGCCGGCTGCGAGGGTTCTTCCCGCTCGTGAACGGACAGGTGGCAGGAGAAGAGCGGTTGAGCCGCAGCCCTATGGGCACTATGTTGATGCCAGTCGATCGCCATGAAAAGTGGCGCGCCGAGCTGCTGCGCGAGGAAGCCGCCGCCATGGAAGCCGGCATGAGGGATGTGTTCTACGGGTATGACCGCTACTTGGTTCCCGAGGAGGGGATGAGCGCCCTGACGGACAACGCCGACTGGCTGAAAGATAATCCCAAGGCCCTACTCAAGATATCCGGCCACTGTGACGAGCGAGGGACACACGACTACAACCTCGTCCTTGGGGAGAAACGGGCCAAGGCGGCGAAGAATGTCCTGGTCGATCTTGGGGTGAATCCACAGCAGGTAGCGATCGTCTCTTACGGCAAGGACCGTCCCTTCTGTAATGAACATGATGAGGCCTGCCACCAGCAAAATCGGCGTGGCCACATGCTCTTGCGCAAGTAG